In Urechidicola croceus, a single window of DNA contains:
- a CDS encoding PorP/SprF family type IX secretion system membrane protein, protein MKRNKIIFILTFIFGGLIMNAQETLPIYSDYLSDNVYLVHPSAAGVGNCGKIRLTARSQWAGVSDAPQLQTLSFHTRVGEKSAIGGIIFNDQNGFHSQKGIVGTYAYHIDLGHLDDANQLSFGLSMMLVENSVDESSFLIPDPAITQIVQSRNYVNADFSMAYHNSGFFSYFTAKNLLLSARNLYSDTYESLNLRRYLFTVGHYFGNDNSSIQLEPSIMAQVVERTGEKFVDFNIKAYKRLPEAQIWAGLSYRQGFDGNNIEELKYITPIVGVNFNKFMVSYTYTKQSGDFLFDDGAYHQISLGMNILCRTPRASGCPNLNSSF, encoded by the coding sequence ATGAAAAGAAATAAAATAATCTTCATATTAACATTCATTTTTGGAGGGTTGATAATGAATGCTCAAGAAACTTTACCAATTTATTCAGATTATTTATCAGATAATGTTTACCTAGTTCATCCTTCTGCAGCAGGGGTCGGAAACTGTGGGAAAATTAGATTGACAGCAAGATCTCAATGGGCAGGTGTTAGTGATGCACCACAGTTACAAACGTTAAGTTTTCATACAAGAGTAGGTGAAAAATCAGCAATTGGAGGGATTATTTTTAATGATCAAAATGGATTTCATTCTCAAAAAGGAATCGTTGGAACGTACGCTTATCATATTGATTTAGGACATCTTGATGATGCGAATCAATTGTCATTTGGACTTTCAATGATGTTGGTTGAAAACAGTGTAGACGAATCTTCATTTTTAATTCCTGATCCAGCAATAACACAAATTGTTCAAAGTAGAAATTATGTAAATGCAGATTTTAGTATGGCATATCATAACAGTGGTTTTTTCTCTTATTTTACAGCAAAAAACCTTTTATTGAGTGCAAGAAATTTGTATAGTGATACTTATGAATCTCTTAATTTAAGAAGATACTTATTTACAGTTGGTCACTATTTTGGGAATGATAATAGTTCAATTCAACTAGAACCATCAATTATGGCACAAGTAGTAGAGAGAACAGGAGAGAAGTTTGTAGATTTTAATATAAAAGCATATAAAAGATTACCAGAAGCGCAAATTTGGGCTGGTTTATCTTACCGTCAAGGTTTTGATGGAAATAATATTGAAGAATTAAAATACATCACGCCTATAGTAGGAGTGAATTTTAATAAATTTATGGTTTCTTATACCTATACAAAGCAATCAGGAGATTTCCTTTTTGATGATGGTGCATATCATCAAATTTCATTAGGAATGAATATTTTATGTAGAACACCAAGAGCATCTGGTTGTCCGAACCTTAATTCTTCATTTTAG
- a CDS encoding tetratricopeptide repeat-containing sensor histidine kinase has protein sequence MRLKIVFIFLIFTSIIVLGQSQETYSSIIMDDFGMPMTDVTIRVRGTGEMVKTDLNGEFTVRAKSGDVLIISKDGKRINTITLNNSNFYQIDDESDNIRSKKAESISKRIKQEPVSIILDSARYYSNANPDKSIELVEKALKILGPKGNRKSIADSYTILGDVYLYLKQYDLAVSNYETSLNLNNDNSIKFKLAKAYSLNGNFDESTEMYNELLTEDIKIHQKIVIYEGLGDNASKRLDKLDQAIEHYQKGLEIAKQNDLTPKISDLNSKIGETYSQKGDTLNAEDFFMNTLELSESEEMSSRVRSSNSIADYYKENKNYDKEIELRKRVLKQVEDSKEESAKRYSNETDEKKIMIENMIKKEGESNLTTQKLNFDIGNAYVNKGELKEAIPYLEKSIETADLENDLETQKDALQRLSELYRSAGNSDKALEKYQEYALLVDLLYKQKEKEIQDAVLLGKDLTEKQNRINSLEKDRELSESRYNFFTTQKQLTQENYRRQRLIIYSLLGGLVLLLFSLFWMFKSNKQRRLANNLLALKSLRSQMNPHFIFNALNSVNSFVSQNDERAANRYLTEFSALMRSVLDNSEQDFIPLTKEIELLELYIKLEHSRFTDKFDYEIHIDENLKVDEFQIPPMLIQPYVENAVWHGLRYKKEKGKLNISIQQTDFETVEITISDNGIGRKKSKELKTEHQQKQKSQGMNNIKKRIAILNEMYSDKVDVFIDDLYSDNSGTKVVLTLKKD, from the coding sequence ATGCGATTGAAAATTGTATTTATTTTCTTAATATTTACATCTATTATTGTCCTTGGGCAGTCACAAGAAACCTATAGTTCTATTATTATGGATGATTTTGGTATGCCAATGACTGATGTAACAATTAGGGTGAGAGGAACTGGTGAAATGGTAAAAACAGATTTAAATGGAGAGTTTACTGTTAGAGCAAAATCGGGAGACGTTTTAATTATAAGTAAAGATGGAAAGCGAATAAATACAATAACTTTAAATAACAGCAATTTTTATCAAATAGATGACGAGTCCGATAATATAAGGTCTAAAAAAGCAGAGAGTATTTCTAAAAGAATAAAACAAGAGCCAGTAAGTATTATACTTGACTCAGCAAGATATTATAGTAATGCTAATCCTGATAAAAGTATTGAATTAGTCGAAAAGGCATTGAAGATTCTTGGTCCTAAAGGAAATAGAAAGTCAATAGCAGATTCTTATACAATTCTAGGAGATGTCTACCTGTATTTGAAGCAATATGATTTAGCAGTCTCAAATTATGAAACCTCATTAAATTTAAATAATGATAATTCTATAAAATTTAAATTGGCCAAAGCCTATTCACTAAACGGTAATTTTGATGAAAGTACCGAAATGTATAATGAACTTTTAACTGAAGATATTAAAATACACCAAAAAATAGTTATTTATGAAGGTTTAGGAGATAATGCTTCAAAGAGGTTAGATAAATTAGATCAAGCCATTGAGCACTATCAAAAAGGATTAGAAATTGCAAAGCAAAATGATTTAACCCCTAAAATTTCTGATTTAAATTCTAAAATAGGAGAAACTTATTCTCAAAAAGGAGACACACTAAATGCTGAAGATTTTTTTATGAATACCTTAGAATTATCTGAGAGTGAAGAAATGAGTTCGCGGGTAAGGTCTTCTAATTCTATAGCCGATTATTATAAAGAAAACAAGAATTATGATAAAGAGATTGAGTTGAGAAAACGTGTTCTAAAACAGGTTGAAGATTCAAAAGAAGAATCGGCTAAGCGATATTCTAATGAAACTGATGAGAAAAAAATCATGATTGAAAACATGATTAAAAAAGAGGGTGAATCGAATCTAACAACTCAAAAATTAAATTTTGATATTGGAAATGCCTATGTCAATAAAGGAGAGTTAAAAGAAGCAATCCCATATCTAGAAAAAAGTATTGAAACTGCCGATTTAGAAAATGATTTAGAAACTCAAAAGGATGCACTTCAGCGATTATCTGAACTTTATAGGTCGGCAGGAAATTCTGATAAAGCATTAGAAAAATACCAAGAATATGCACTGTTGGTTGATCTACTCTATAAGCAAAAAGAAAAGGAAATTCAAGATGCGGTTTTACTTGGTAAAGACTTAACAGAAAAACAGAACCGAATAAATAGTTTAGAGAAAGATCGTGAATTATCAGAAAGTAGATATAATTTTTTTACAACTCAAAAACAATTAACACAAGAAAATTACCGAAGACAACGCCTTATAATATACTCGCTTTTAGGCGGGTTAGTTCTATTACTTTTTTCTCTTTTTTGGATGTTTAAAAGTAATAAGCAACGACGATTGGCTAATAATTTATTGGCATTAAAATCATTAAGGTCTCAAATGAATCCTCATTTTATTTTCAATGCATTAAATTCAGTAAACAGTTTTGTTTCGCAAAATGATGAACGTGCAGCAAACAGGTATTTAACAGAGTTTTCTGCTCTTATGCGGAGTGTACTTGATAATTCAGAACAAGATTTTATTCCTTTGACTAAAGAAATTGAGTTGTTAGAATTATATATTAAATTAGAGCATTCACGTTTTACTGATAAGTTTGACTATGAAATTCATATAGATGAAAATTTAAAAGTCGACGAATTTCAAATTCCACCAATGTTAATTCAACCATATGTAGAAAATGCAGTATGGCATGGTTTGAGATATAAAAAGGAAAAGGGAAAACTCAATATCAGTATTCAACAAACGGATTTTGAAACAGTTGAAATCACAATTTCTGATAATGGCATAGGTCGAAAGAAATCAAAAGAACTCAAGACTGAACATCAACAAAAACAAAAGAGTCAAGGAATGAATAATATTAAAAAACGAATCGCAATATTGAATGAAATGTATAGTGATAAAGTAGATGTGTTTATAGATGATTTATACTCAGATAATTCAGGAACAAAAGTTGTTTTAACATTAAAAAAGGATTAA
- a CDS encoding OmpH family outer membrane protein, with amino-acid sequence MKKLKTLLLIAVVTLGFNTIQAQSKVAHIDTQALIEAMPETKAMNAELEKLGKTYDDEIKAADAALKAKLQKYEQEFSAQTEEENKRRGAEVQLEEQKLYAAAQGAQQDLNKQRNEKLAPIVEKAQKAIKAVADAQGIQYVLDRSALIVAEGTDLLPAVKANLGIQ; translated from the coding sequence ATGAAAAAATTAAAAACACTTTTATTAATTGCAGTAGTAACTTTAGGTTTCAACACAATACAAGCACAGAGCAAAGTTGCTCATATAGATACTCAAGCACTTATTGAAGCGATGCCAGAAACTAAAGCGATGAATGCCGAGTTAGAGAAGTTAGGAAAAACATATGACGATGAAATTAAAGCTGCTGATGCTGCATTAAAAGCAAAATTACAAAAGTATGAGCAAGAATTTTCTGCTCAAACAGAAGAAGAAAACAAAAGAAGAGGTGCTGAAGTACAATTGGAAGAGCAAAAATTATACGCTGCTGCTCAAGGTGCTCAACAAGATTTAAATAAACAAAGAAATGAAAAATTAGCACCAATTGTTGAAAAAGCGCAAAAAGCAATTAAAGCTGTTGCCGACGCTCAAGGAATTCAATATGTACTTGATAGATCTGCATTAATTGTAGCTGAAGGAACTGATTTATTACCTGCTGTAAAAGCAAACTTAGGCATCCAATAA
- a CDS encoding LytR/AlgR family response regulator transcription factor, translating into MTLNTIIVEDEKVSREILKNYLAKYCPNVYVVGEAENIEEALVLIRNNKLDLIFLDVEMPYGNGFDLLEKLGDVDFETVFVTAYDHYAIEALNNHASYYLLKPISIDELIKAVDYVTQIKNKECELQNAVLKPKITSVDGKITIPTQEGFEVIEISNILYCKADDNYTQLFLANGYKKLVSKTLKYFEGILAENGFVRIHKSYLVNINYVANYKKGKGGSIALINGKELSVAPSKKALLLSFFQ; encoded by the coding sequence ATGACATTAAATACGATTATCGTTGAAGACGAAAAGGTAAGTAGAGAAATACTCAAAAACTATCTGGCTAAGTATTGTCCAAATGTTTATGTAGTTGGAGAAGCCGAAAACATTGAAGAAGCACTTGTTTTAATCAGAAATAATAAATTAGACTTGATTTTTTTGGACGTAGAGATGCCTTATGGGAATGGATTTGATTTACTAGAAAAATTGGGTGATGTTGATTTCGAAACAGTTTTTGTAACCGCATATGACCATTATGCAATTGAAGCCTTGAATAACCATGCTTCTTATTATTTGTTAAAACCAATTTCTATTGATGAACTGATTAAAGCTGTTGATTATGTTACTCAAATAAAGAACAAAGAGTGTGAATTACAAAACGCAGTACTAAAACCAAAAATCACTTCAGTTGATGGTAAAATTACCATACCAACTCAAGAAGGGTTTGAAGTGATTGAAATTAGTAATATTCTCTATTGCAAAGCAGATGATAATTATACACAACTCTTTTTAGCAAATGGGTACAAAAAACTAGTAAGTAAAACTTTGAAATATTTCGAAGGAATATTAGCCGAAAATGGGTTTGTGAGAATTCATAAATCTTATTTAGTAAATATCAATTACGTTGCAAATTATAAAAAAGGAAAAGGAGGGTCAATAGCTTTGATTAATGGTAAAGAATTGTCAGTAGCACCTTCTAAAAAAGCATTATTACTTTCCTTTTTCCAATAA
- the bamA gene encoding outer membrane protein assembly factor BamA, translating to MRYKLSLLFFTFLFFTINTIAQEQTLDSIINQPSDSIKKIDLSTNIKIDSIPKQVSPITFERGKAYELGGITVTGLQKFSEQAVKVFSGLKVGQEIRLPGDKLTSAIKKLYEQKQFSNVDAYITQIDGNVVYLEFDVTELPQLNNITINGIKKNKAKELQKDTELKKGAMVTDNLLVTSENYIRENFQEKGFLNTKVTVDTKKDTTNVNTVDMLVHVDKGEKVKIKNIYFDGNKEVSDKKLRKAMKNTKESFLGRFWKGSKYIEDDFKEDLQSVIDKYSEKGHRDARILSDSISWNTDGSINVHVGLEEGKKYYFGGISYLGNKVYTDQQLDQYLRIDKGQVYNAKVLKERVLGDGTPDSEDISSLYQNSGYIFSQVNPVETKVENDSIFVEIRIAEDEPATLRKVTINGNDKTNDHVAYRQIRTRPGYLYRKDDIIRTIRELGQLGFFDPESITPDLKPNYYDKTVDIDYSVTEKGASQIELQGGYGGGSFIGTLGLSFNNFSMRNIFNKKAYKPLPMGDGQSLALRLQKSRFYTTSSFSFTEPWLGGKRPQSLSFSIYQSKQFRYDYTTRTVDKDQRLNIIGASIGLGKRLKWPDDYFTLSQTVSLQRYDLKNYPLGNILTFSTGVSNNLAYEINFGRKSAGPNPIFPKTGSEFNVGVKATFPYSLVNDKDYTSISDQEKYKWLEYYKVSFKGKWYTPLFDKFVLMSNAEVGILGYYNKDLGYSPFERYFIGGDGLATFQLDGRETIGLRGYENSTLSPTAGSPIYNKFQLEVRYPVTLKPSASIYLLGFLEAGNSYDTYDKFNPFELKRSAGLGVRIFMPAFGLLGIDFAHGFDPIPGQTIKSGWQTHFIIGQQF from the coding sequence ATGAGATATAAATTATCCTTATTATTTTTTACATTTTTATTTTTTACAATAAATACAATTGCTCAAGAGCAAACTCTTGATAGCATTATAAATCAACCATCAGATTCTATAAAAAAAATAGATCTATCAACTAATATCAAAATTGATTCAATTCCGAAGCAAGTTAGCCCAATTACGTTTGAAAGAGGAAAAGCCTATGAATTAGGTGGTATTACAGTAACTGGATTACAAAAATTTAGCGAGCAAGCGGTTAAAGTTTTTTCAGGCCTCAAAGTTGGACAAGAAATTAGACTTCCTGGTGATAAATTGACAAGTGCAATTAAAAAATTATATGAGCAAAAACAATTTAGCAATGTAGATGCATACATTACCCAAATTGATGGAAATGTAGTTTACTTAGAATTTGACGTTACTGAATTACCTCAATTGAATAATATCACAATAAATGGTATTAAAAAAAATAAAGCAAAAGAACTTCAAAAAGATACTGAACTTAAAAAAGGAGCAATGGTTACTGATAACTTATTAGTAACATCTGAAAATTATATAAGAGAAAATTTTCAAGAAAAAGGTTTCTTAAATACTAAAGTAACTGTTGATACTAAAAAGGATACTACTAATGTAAATACAGTAGATATGCTTGTTCATGTTGATAAAGGTGAAAAAGTTAAAATAAAAAATATTTATTTCGACGGTAACAAAGAGGTGTCGGATAAAAAATTACGTAAAGCCATGAAAAATACCAAAGAATCATTTCTAGGTAGATTTTGGAAAGGCTCTAAATATATTGAAGATGACTTTAAAGAAGATCTACAATCAGTAATAGATAAATATAGTGAAAAAGGGCATAGAGACGCACGTATTTTAAGCGACTCTATTTCATGGAATACTGACGGAAGCATCAATGTTCATGTTGGATTAGAAGAAGGTAAAAAATATTACTTTGGTGGTATATCTTACCTTGGTAATAAAGTATATACCGATCAACAATTAGATCAATATTTAAGAATTGACAAAGGACAAGTTTATAATGCCAAAGTATTAAAAGAACGTGTTTTAGGTGATGGAACTCCAGATTCAGAAGATATTTCATCTTTATATCAAAACAGTGGTTATATATTCTCTCAAGTAAATCCTGTTGAAACAAAAGTAGAAAACGATTCTATTTTTGTTGAAATAAGAATTGCTGAAGATGAACCAGCAACATTAAGAAAAGTAACCATCAATGGAAATGACAAAACCAATGATCATGTTGCTTACAGACAAATAAGAACTAGACCTGGATATTTATATCGTAAAGATGATATTATTCGTACAATAAGAGAGTTAGGACAATTAGGTTTTTTTGATCCAGAATCAATCACACCAGATTTAAAACCTAATTATTATGACAAAACTGTAGATATTGATTATTCAGTTACTGAAAAAGGTGCAAGTCAAATTGAACTTCAAGGTGGTTACGGTGGTGGATCATTTATTGGAACTTTAGGATTGTCATTTAACAATTTCTCAATGAGAAATATATTTAACAAAAAAGCCTATAAACCTCTACCTATGGGAGACGGCCAATCATTGGCACTTAGATTACAAAAAAGTAGATTTTACACTACTTCAAGTTTTTCTTTTACTGAACCATGGCTAGGTGGAAAAAGACCTCAGTCACTTTCATTTTCTATTTATCAATCAAAGCAATTTAGATATGATTATACTACAAGAACTGTTGATAAAGATCAACGTTTAAATATTATTGGTGCATCAATCGGATTAGGAAAAAGATTAAAATGGCCTGATGATTATTTCACACTTTCACAGACAGTTAGCCTACAACGTTATGATTTAAAAAACTATCCGCTAGGTAATATACTTACTTTCTCTACTGGTGTTTCTAACAATTTAGCTTATGAAATAAACTTTGGAAGAAAATCAGCTGGACCCAATCCAATCTTTCCAAAAACAGGTTCAGAATTTAATGTTGGAGTAAAAGCAACATTCCCTTATTCATTAGTAAACGATAAAGACTATACAAGTATAAGTGATCAAGAAAAATACAAGTGGCTAGAATATTATAAAGTAAGTTTTAAAGGTAAATGGTACACACCATTATTTGATAAATTTGTTTTAATGTCTAATGCTGAAGTAGGAATATTGGGATATTATAATAAAGATTTAGGATACTCTCCATTCGAAAGATATTTTATCGGTGGTGATGGATTGGCAACTTTCCAATTAGACGGAAGAGAAACGATTGGATTAAGAGGTTATGAGAACTCAACACTTTCACCAACTGCTGGATCACCTATTTACAATAAATTTCAATTAGAAGTTAGATACCCTGTAACATTAAAACCATCAGCATCAATCTATTTATTAGGATTTTTAGAAGCTGGTAATTCTTATGATACTTATGATAAATTTAATCCGTTTGAATTAAAACGTTCTGCAGGTCTTGGGGTGAGAATCTTTATGCCAGCCTTTGGATTATTAGGTATAGATTTTGCTCATGGATTTGATCCAATACCAGGACAAACTATTAAATCTGGATGGCAGACGCACTTTATTATTGGGCAGCAATTCTAA
- the murI gene encoding glutamate racemase, producing MSNKHPIGIFDSGIGGTSIWREIASLLPNESTLYLSDSINAPYGEKSPEKILEFSVKNTELLLEKGSKIIVVACNTATTNAIKILRNTFDVPFIGIEPAIKPAALQTKTKSIGILATKGTLSSALFSETLKKNTTDITVIEQVGKGLVELIESGKLYSNEMTSLLTKYLNPMLEKNIDSLVLGCTHYPYLIPQIKTIVGQKVTIIDSGLAVAKQTKSILEKFELCNTLSIVPTYKFYTNSKKSVLKNILKDVELDYTIKKRKF from the coding sequence ATGAGCAATAAGCATCCTATTGGTATTTTCGATTCTGGTATTGGCGGTACCTCAATTTGGCGAGAGATAGCATCTTTACTACCGAACGAAAGTACTCTTTATCTTTCAGATAGTATTAATGCTCCTTATGGTGAAAAATCACCTGAAAAAATTCTAGAATTTAGTGTTAAAAACACTGAATTACTTCTTGAAAAAGGTTCTAAAATTATTGTTGTTGCCTGTAATACAGCAACTACAAATGCCATTAAGATATTAAGAAACACATTTGATGTACCTTTTATTGGTATTGAACCCGCAATAAAACCTGCAGCATTGCAAACCAAAACAAAAAGTATTGGAATTTTAGCCACTAAAGGAACTCTAAGTAGTGCATTATTTTCTGAAACATTAAAAAAAAACACAACTGATATTACAGTTATAGAACAAGTTGGTAAGGGATTAGTAGAACTTATAGAAAGTGGAAAGTTATATTCTAATGAAATGACTTCTTTGTTAACTAAATATCTAAATCCAATGCTAGAAAAAAATATTGATAGCCTTGTTCTTGGTTGTACACATTACCCATACTTAATTCCTCAAATTAAAACTATCGTTGGTCAGAAAGTTACTATAATTGACTCTGGATTAGCTGTTGCAAAACAAACAAAATCTATTTTAGAAAAGTTTGAACTTTGTAACACTTTATCAATAGTACCAACATATAAGTTTTATACAAATTCAAAAAAATCAGTCTTAAAAAATATTTTAAAAGATGTTGAGTTAGATTATACTATTAAAAAAAGAAAGTTTTAA
- a CDS encoding OmpH family outer membrane protein, which translates to MTKKVLLIVVVIFISITSFAQRNTQKIGYVDMEYILENIPDYAEAQSQLNEKAKKWQQNLDKLKGEIESMKADLSNEKALLTEDLIAEKEEDIEIKVEEFKKLESDYFSSNGDLFFYRKQLVKPIQDQVYNAAQEIGKARGFDVIFDKSSDLIMLYTNSKLDISELVLKSIVRTEKTEQAKEKRSKKDETTVQPKEVNEEVQKKIDAREAKRKELLERAEKLKAAKLKKREEQKAAIEKKRLERLKKQEEVRNKLKQNKKDSQSKKEDEEE; encoded by the coding sequence ATGACAAAAAAAGTTCTTTTAATCGTAGTAGTAATATTCATAAGTATTACTTCATTTGCTCAAAGAAATACACAAAAGATTGGTTATGTCGATATGGAATATATCCTAGAGAATATTCCTGATTATGCTGAAGCACAGTCTCAATTAAATGAAAAGGCTAAAAAATGGCAACAAAATCTCGATAAATTGAAAGGTGAAATTGAAAGTATGAAAGCCGATCTAAGTAATGAAAAAGCATTACTAACTGAAGATTTAATTGCAGAAAAAGAAGAAGATATTGAAATTAAAGTTGAAGAATTTAAAAAATTAGAGTCTGATTATTTTTCATCAAATGGAGATTTGTTTTTTTATAGAAAACAACTTGTAAAGCCAATTCAAGATCAAGTTTATAATGCTGCACAAGAAATTGGTAAAGCGAGAGGTTTTGATGTTATATTTGACAAATCATCAGATTTAATTATGCTTTATACTAATAGTAAATTAGATATTAGTGAATTGGTATTAAAAAGTATTGTAAGAACAGAAAAAACTGAACAAGCAAAAGAAAAAAGATCTAAAAAAGATGAAACTACTGTTCAACCAAAAGAGGTAAATGAAGAAGTTCAAAAAAAGATTGATGCAAGAGAAGCTAAAAGAAAAGAACTTCTTGAAAGAGCAGAAAAATTAAAAGCTGCCAAATTAAAGAAACGCGAAGAACAAAAGGCAGCAATAGAAAAGAAAAGATTAGAACGTCTTAAAAAACAAGAAGAAGTTCGAAATAAGTTAAAACAGAATAAAAAAGATTCCCAAAGCAAAAAGGAAGACGAAGAAGAATAA
- a CDS encoding isoprenyl transferase, translating to MDLLSQINSEKVPHHVAVIMDGNGRWAKQKGKPRVFGHKNGVKAVRETINAAGNAGVKALTLYAFSTENWNRPKAEVKTLMGLLLTSLKKEAKELIKNNIKLQVIGNHENIPTSVLNGLNKVIEQTKNNDALTLTIALSYGSREEIVNSFKNISKKIVNKQLEIEEIDENIINNHLYTFTLPDVDLMIRTSGEKRISNFLLWQIAYAELHFTNVLWPDFTKNDFYNAILEYQNRERRFGKTGEQIEKPNEI from the coding sequence ATGGATTTACTTTCCCAAATAAACTCAGAAAAAGTTCCGCATCATGTTGCTGTAATCATGGACGGCAATGGTCGTTGGGCAAAGCAAAAAGGAAAGCCAAGAGTTTTTGGACACAAAAATGGGGTAAAAGCTGTTAGAGAAACAATAAATGCTGCTGGCAATGCTGGAGTTAAAGCATTGACACTTTATGCTTTCTCTACTGAAAATTGGAATAGACCAAAAGCAGAAGTTAAAACTTTAATGGGATTACTATTAACTTCTCTAAAAAAAGAAGCTAAAGAATTAATTAAAAATAATATAAAATTACAGGTCATTGGAAATCATGAAAACATTCCAACATCTGTCTTAAACGGTCTTAATAAAGTTATCGAACAGACCAAAAATAATGATGCTTTGACCTTAACTATAGCTTTGAGTTATGGTTCAAGGGAAGAAATTGTTAATTCCTTCAAAAATATATCTAAAAAAATTGTTAATAAACAACTTGAAATTGAAGAAATTGATGAAAATATTATAAATAATCATTTATATACATTTACTTTGCCCGACGTTGATTTAATGATCAGAACAAGCGGAGAAAAAAGAATAAGTAACTTCCTTTTATGGCAGATCGCTTATGCCGAATTACACTTTACAAATGTACTATGGCCCGATTTTACAAAGAACGATTTTTATAACGCAATACTAGAATATCAGAATAGAGAACGACGCTTTGGTAAAACAGGCGAGCAAATTGAGAAACCCAATGAGATATAA